The Rattus rattus isolate New Zealand chromosome 1, Rrattus_CSIRO_v1, whole genome shotgun sequence genome includes a region encoding these proteins:
- the Gtsf1 gene encoding gametocyte-specific factor 1 isoform X1, with protein MEDTYIDSLDPEKLLQCPYDKNHQIRACRFPYHLIKCRKNHPDVANKLATCPFNARHQVPRAEISHHISSCDDKSCIEQDVVNQTRNLGQETLAESTWQCPPCDEDWDKDLWEQTSTPFVWGTASFCGNNSPANNIVMEHKSNLASGMRVPKSLPYVLPWKNNGNAQ; from the exons tcgACTCCCTGGACCCTGAAAAGTTATTACAGTGCCCCTATGATAAAAACCACCAGATCAGGGCCTGCAGGTTTCCTTATCATCTTATCAAGTGCAGAAAG AATCATCCTGATGTCGCAAACAAATTGGCTACTTGTCCCTTCAATGCTCGGCACCAGGTTCCCCGGGCTGAGATCAGTCATCACATCTCGAGCTGTGATGACAAGAGCTGTATTGAGCAGGATGTGG TCAACCAAACCAGGAACCTTGGACAAGAGACTCTGGCTGAGAGCACATGGCAGTGCCCTCCTTGTGATGAAGACTGGGATAAAG ACTTGTGGGAACAGACTAGCACCCCTTTTGTCTGGGGCACAGCCAGTTTCTGTGGCAACAACAG tcctGCAAACAACATAGTTATGGAACATAAGAGTAACCTTGCTTCAGGCATGCGAGTTCCCAAGTCTCTGCCCTATGTTCTACCATGGAAAAACA ATGGAAATGCACAGTAA